GCGCCGGCGCGAGGACCGCTGGGAAATCGAGTTGGTCGAATCCGGGTTCCAGAACCTCGCCGCACCGCTCCCGAAGGGCAAGCGGGACGAAGTCACATGGGACGCGCTCGCGGGCGTCTTCGCGCGCCTCCAACCCGGAACGCAGGGGTACGCCCGGCAGGTCGCGGTCGGCGGTAACATGGGCGCGTTCCGACTCTACGGAATTATCGACTTCGTTCTGCTCCGCTGGATCGATGGCGCGCCGCGCGTGTGGCTGGTGGAGTGCAAAGCGAGCCGCCGGGACCGCACCTACCACCGCATCCAGGTCGCCGCGTACCGGATGCTGCTCCGCGACATCATCGGCGAGCAGCCCGTTCCCGTCAGCGCCCACAGTTTCAATCGAACGACCATCGAGTGTGTTGTGGCGCGCATTGACGCAGACCGGAACACGAACCAGTCGATTCTCGCGCTCGCGCCGCTCGATTTGACGCACGAAGAAGCGGACCTTACACAGCTCCTCGCCCCGGAAGGGCGTCTAGACTCTGCCGCCGCGCGGCCGCTCGCGGAGATCGGGTTCCAGATCGACTCGAAGTGCGACGGGTGCTCATTCGCGCCGCACTGCTTGACCGAAAGCGCCCGCTTACGGCGCCCAGAACTCCTCGGGCTGGACCCGGTCACGACGCGGCTGCTCCGCACGGCCGGTCTGGAAACACTCGATCAGGTGGCCAACCCGCCGCTATTCGACCCGAAAATCGAATCACTCGCACGCGATCCCGGGTTCAGCGAGAACCTCGACCGGCTCCGGCTGCGTGCCCGCGCGCGATTGTTCACGCTCCCCAAAACTCGCACTGTCATGGGGTCGGGTGTCGAGCCGATCCCGAATACGGGTGTCGGGCACTTACCACCACACGAAGTGAACGGCAACCGGCTCCTCCGGATCTACCTCGCGATCGATTACGACTACACCGAGAACCGCATCGGAGCGCTGTCGGCACACGTCACGCGCAGCGCCGGGCGCCTCGACACAGCATTCGCTGACGGGCGCGCAGTGCCCGAGGTGCGGGAGCGGTTTGAAGTCAAAAAAGACGCGAGTAGTCGACCCACATTCGAGGATCGCCCGCTCCCCGACGGGCGCGAAATCATCGAGTACCAGGCGGTCCCGTGGTCGGGTACCAACTACGTCGCGGACACCGCTGCCGAGGGCGAGTTGATCCGCCGGTTCTTCGACCGGTTGGTGCGCCTCATTGCCGAGGAACTCGGCGTCGCATCAGCTCCAGTTCACTTCTACGTCTGGTCCCGTTCCGAAGTGCGCCAACTGCTCGAAGGGTGCAGTCGGGCCGGTCCCGAGTTGCTCGGCCCGATTCGCCAACTGTTCGGGTGCCGGGAGGGGCTGGAACAGTTGATGTACTCGGCCGTGCAGGAAGAAGTGGATCGACGGTTCGCCCTCGGGTGGACCGGGCGCGGACTCGGTGTCGTCACGTCCCTGGAATGGGCGGGCCGGCGGTACCACTGGACCCGTCTCATTGACGGGAACGAACACGATCTCGCGCACGTGTTTGCTCAAGGGATCTTCGACTTCGCGATTCGTCTCGCTGTCGAACCGGACGGGTCGTGGGCACCAGACGAAGGCGCGGCGGGGCACGTGTTCGAGGTGCGCAGCCGATTCTCCGACGCGCTCCCGGCCCCATACTGGCACGCCGCGTGGGGCACGCTGCCGAAAGTCGATCCGAACGACGATCGCGTGCGCGAATCACTCGCAGCCTATGCGCGTGCCGGAACACCCGGATTGCTCATCGAGTACCTTCGGGCGCGTGTTCATGCGCTGCGTTGGGTCGAGGAAGGGATCAGCCCGAAGAATTCCGGCGTCGAAAAAGCATCGTTGGCCGCCAACGAGCTACCCGTATTTCGCCTCGGACGAGACGGCGTGGCCCGCGCCGCGACCGATTTCCTCCGACTGGACCAACACGTCCGCCGGTCCGATTGGGTCGCAGCGCACCTGCTGCCGCCGATCGCCCGCGTACCGGCCGGGCGCACACTTCCGTTGCGTCAAGTCAAAGTCGGTGCGGACAAAAGCACGATCACGGGGGCGATCGAACTGTTCGCGTTCGGCGGGTTAACGCTGACCGATCTGGAAGCCCGGTGCCGGTTCGGACCCGGCTCGTTTGCCCGACTGTCGCCGTGGAACGGTGACCCGAAGCAAGGCCAAACGGTGGGGCAGTTGACCGCGGCCGTGGGGCGCACGTGTGTGGTGCGGGAGATCGATTGGCCGACCGGTCGCGTGACTCTGGACGCCATG
This region of Gemmata massiliana genomic DNA includes:
- a CDS encoding AAA domain-containing protein: MSPRPRINITATDLGEYVRHHSCDRRFHLTVHSAREAGPLPFFERVRDSIDPVLAEMGRRREDRWEIELVESGFQNLAAPLPKGKRDEVTWDALAGVFARLQPGTQGYARQVAVGGNMGAFRLYGIIDFVLLRWIDGAPRVWLVECKASRRDRTYHRIQVAAYRMLLRDIIGEQPVPVSAHSFNRTTIECVVARIDADRNTNQSILALAPLDLTHEEADLTQLLAPEGRLDSAAARPLAEIGFQIDSKCDGCSFAPHCLTESARLRRPELLGLDPVTTRLLRTAGLETLDQVANPPLFDPKIESLARDPGFSENLDRLRLRARARLFTLPKTRTVMGSGVEPIPNTGVGHLPPHEVNGNRLLRIYLAIDYDYTENRIGALSAHVTRSAGRLDTAFADGRAVPEVRERFEVKKDASSRPTFEDRPLPDGREIIEYQAVPWSGTNYVADTAAEGELIRRFFDRLVRLIAEELGVASAPVHFYVWSRSEVRQLLEGCSRAGPELLGPIRQLFGCREGLEQLMYSAVQEEVDRRFALGWTGRGLGVVTSLEWAGRRYHWTRLIDGNEHDLAHVFAQGIFDFAIRLAVEPDGSWAPDEGAAGHVFEVRSRFSDALPAPYWHAAWGTLPKVDPNDDRVRESLAAYARAGTPGLLIEYLRARVHALRWVEEGISPKNSGVEKASLAANELPVFRLGRDGVARAATDFLRLDQHVRRSDWVAAHLLPPIARVPAGRTLPLRQVKVGADKSTITGAIELFAFGGLTLTDLEARCRFGPGSFARLSPWNGDPKQGQTVGQLTAAVGRTCVVREIDWPTGRVTLDAMYAEEDRYRLSSGASRKAEMLFERGYATLDESVSDYVAGRVDDRLQQQSHVYAWFDPVDPRPPTVTPLPPAEVSALQQLVDSFLLPPANVYPASPDQARAAVEGLNTRVQLIQGPPGTGKTTTTALSVLLRVLAGGRAGDIVLLAAHTHTALDNLLERIDRYREAFTQHAAASGRRVPPIKLVKIHTNDPTQHVVGGSVENLPAAILGVKKKLTELTTGAVLVIGGTTAGLLKLASAVEKLKTFNGGAGLGAALLVVDEASMMVFPHFLALATLVPPNGRILLAGDHRQLAPITAHDWEAEDRPPMVLYQPFASAYDAVRRIIGAQDEGGNPLVPATSARWSGLTLTFRLPPVVRELIARVYRRDRIELAGLPRTVTAVPDVGGPFWGHVWKWNIGLFLAVHDEDGSRRSNPVEVAIVEQLLGAAPPLPADSVAIITPHRAQRSLLATRLAALSGTEGPVGVIDTVERLQGGERPTVIVSATVSDPTAIEASVEFILDLNRANVAFSRVQDRLVVVCSRTLLDHIPAEAEHYQSAILWKALRGLCSDLVAESEVSGHRVRLYRPPHAYENIGHTNGSGG